CCAACTCGTCACCTGCTATATTCCCTAGATTCCAGGAGGCTCAAATCATGAAACTCTTAGACGCGGTAGCCCTCATCCAAGACATACCCGACCTCAATCTTCACAAGGGACAGGTCGGTACCATTGTTGAAATCTATGAACCAGGTGTTTTTGAGGTCGAGTTTATCGACCTCAACGGCAAGACCTATGCACTAGAAACTCTAAGTGCCCAACAGTTAATGCAGCTCTACTATGCTCCCCTGCCTCAAATTGCATAACATATCGAT
The sequence above is a segment of the Candidatus Obscuribacterales bacterium genome. Coding sequences within it:
- a CDS encoding DUF4926 domain-containing protein — translated: MKLLDAVALIQDIPDLNLHKGQVGTIVEIYEPGVFEVEFIDLNGKTYALETLSAQQLMQLYYAPLPQIA